The Bdellovibrio bacteriovorus genomic interval CTCAAGAAACTTCTGTTGGAAGAAAGACCTTCTGTGATCCGCGCGATCGAAGAAGCTCGCGCTCAAGGCGATATCTCAGAAAATGCAGAATATGAGTCTGCAAAAGAACGCCAAGCTATGATCGAAGGTCGTATTGCTGAAATTCAAGGCAAACTTGCCGGCGCTGAAGTTATCGATACGGCTCAAATCAAAGCAGATCGCATTGTTTTCGGTGCGGTTGTTCAAATCGTGGACACGGAATCTGAAGAGGAAGTGACTTATCAAATCGTAGGCGTCGATGAATCTGACGTTAAAGGTGGTTTGATCTCTATCCTTTCTCCATTGGCTCGTGCTTTGATCGGTAAACGTGTGGGTGACACAGTTACGGTGCAAAGCCCCAAAGGTGACAAAGAATTCGAAGTTCTTAACTTCCACTATAAGTAATTTTCTTTGAAAAGACATTGTCGGTCCATGGCCTCCAAGAGACAATAGGTCATGGACTCGCGCAAACGCTCTTACTCTCGCTCCGCATCTGATAAACATCTCATTGCTGAACAGCCTGGAATGGTCCTTCTTATTTCAGGCTTTTTATTGGCGTTTTTCATTGGCTATACAACGAAGTCATTGTTGTCGCCCTCGCGTGTAGCGGCCCGAATTGAAAAAGCAGCGAGCCACATTCACAAAGACATCAAAGTCACTTTCAACTCGGCCCACTTTAGTTTGGCTGATGGAATTCTTCCACGTATCGCGGTGATTATCACCGGTGTGCGTATGGAGTCCGCAAAAGAATGTTGGGGAGCTCCGGTTCTTGAAGTGGATGAGTTGCGTTTGCCATTTTCGTTTTTGAATGTTTTGAGAGGCCGTGGTCCGATAAAGAATATTGAAGCCAATCTTGTGCAATTGAATCTACGAAATAGTATTAAAGATTGTGCTGCCGAAGAGTCAGAGCAAATGCAAGAAAACGGGACTGTTGCAGCGCCGCTGGTGAGCTTAACTCCGTCAGAGCCTTCAACGAAATACCGCAATGACATCAGTGGAGTTTTCGTACAAAAACTGCGCATCACCGCAGAAAAGTACCCGCAGTATTATTCTGAACTTTTGAATTTTGCCGTGAAGGTGAAATCTTTCGAACCCCGCGTGATCGAACTCACGGCGAAAAGTCATCTGCTGAAAGACGATCAGGTCGGAGACTATCTTTCCCATGCTAATTTGTACATGCAGTACAAAGAATCCCCTGAAGCCACTGTGCAGACGCATTTCTTCGGAAACTGGCGCGAAGGGCATTACAGTATTATCGCCAACTACACCATTGATGACCGCATGCTGGCCATCGAGTCGGACTTAAAACACATTCCTTTAAGTCAAATCTTGGGCATTCTTCAAAAGTACAACCTGGCTTCAAAGGATTTAAACGGTCGTCAAGTGTGGATCTCTTCTAAGGCTCGCATGATGGGAGCTCTTGATGATCTTTACAAGATTCCTTTGGAAGTGCGTGATTTAAGACTTGAAGGCGACCTGGGTGAAATGAAGGTCGATAAAATCGACATCACAGCTTTAGAGCCTTTGAAATATTCGCCAATTATCGTGGATGTAAAGAGGCTGGATATTGCAAAGCTCTTAGTGCTGTTGAATCGTCCTAAGGACACAAGTGTTCTAGGGGATCTTGGAAGCTTCACGGGCCGCGCCGAAATTCATTCGGATCGGAAGATGAAAATGTCCGGAGAACATCGCGGGCTGGAATTCGTATTTTCAAATAAAGGCCAAAGAGAAACACAAGTCATCGAAAACATGGTGGGTGATATCAGTCTTGATGGCGATACCTGGAACTTTCAAGTAAAGCGTGTTGAACCACGTGGCGGCGTTTTCATCGGGGATGTGAAAGTCAAAGCGGACCGTGATTTTGAAGAGATCGATATCAAAGCGGGTGTGGATGAAATTTCTTTTGCAGCCCCGGTGCAAAGCTTGATGACCAATGGTGGAGAAGTCGGTCTTGTCAGCATCGATGGCGATATTCGTTTAAAAAAAGGACAGCTGGATTTCTTAAAAGGCCTTGTGCGTGTCGACGCCATGAATGTCGAAGGCATGCAGTTTAATAAAACCAAAGCGACTTTGGATTGGGCTCATGGCGAAGTTCAACTTAACACCCAGGTCCGCACACTGAAAGTCAGTGACACCTCTGCGGGAGCTGGAATTTTAAAGCAAGTAACGGAACCTGCATGGTGGAACGGAAATACTTTAACCATGTCCGACCTGACGGGGCAGTTTCAGTTTAAAAGTCTTCAGAATTTAACGTGGAAGAACTTCCAAGCGCACACCAGTAGAAACGGTCGATTGCTGACAGAGGGATCATGGAATGAGGAAGGCCGCTTAAAGGGTCAAGTGCACAATCGCGAAGGCAAAGTTCATCGTCGCTGGATCATTGAGGGAACTCGTGAGACGCCGGTGTTTGTTGAGGATAAGAGGAAGTGATGATTTTTTTCGTCGCGCTCTTACTGCTGGGACTCTTTCTTTTCATAAAACACTTCACATGGAAAGCTTTACCTTGGCCAGAAGGTGCGGTGAAACCTCCTCCTTACCAAGGGCATCGAGGCTACTGGAAGGGTGGAGCTCAAGAAAACACTCTAGCGTCTTTTGAGGCAGCAAAACGACGGGGCCTGATGATGATCGAGTTGGACATCCGATTGTCTGGCGATGGTGTGCCGGTTGTTTTTCACGACACGGATTTGAAACGCCTTAAAGAAATAGAAAAGATCGTTTTGCATATGACGGCGACAGAATTAAGAGCGGAAGCTGGAGCCCCCAGTCTTGAAGAGGTTTTTCAGTCTGAACTTATTCCTTCGTTTATCAATATCGAATTGAAGACTTCAGCCATGTGGGATGGAACTTTAGAAAGAGCTGTCGCTGATTTAATTAAAAAATATAAAATGGAAAAGCGGGTCCTCTTTTCAAGCTTTAACCCTTTATCTTTATGGAGACTCAGTCGTCTTCTGCCACAGGTCCCGCGCGCGCTTTTAGCAACGCAAGAAGAAGAACCAGAAAATAAAATCTATTTAAAGCATCTGTGGCTGGCACCCTATGTGCGTATTCACGCTTTGCATTTGGATTATCACTATGTCAGTGTCGAAGACTTAAAGCGGTGGCAGAAAAGAAAAGTGCCAGTGGCGCTCTGGACGGTGAATGATAAAGAAAAGGCCGAAGCTTACTTAAAGGCGGGAGCTTTGAGTATCATTTCAGATACGTTAGGAGAAAAGCCCTCAGCAAATCTGTGAAGGCTTTCCGATAAAAACAATTAAGAATTTTGTGTTTCTGTTTGTTTTTGCGATTGAGTCGTTTGTTGAGACGTGTGGTTCACTTGTTTGTGATCCTGGATGTCTTTTGGATCCACGTCGATTTCATTAAGACCTTGTTTAAAACCACGGATGGCTTTACCCAAACCTTGTCCCAATTGTGGAAGACGGCTTGGTCCAAAGAAAATCAAACCAAGAATTGCAAGAAGTAGAATGTGCGTAAGGCTAAACTCACCCATGGGGTTCCTCCCAGAAATTTCTTTAAGAATACACTTTTTAGACCTGTCTGGGAGGAAAATCAACGAGAACGGCGGTTATTCGACGGGCATTTCGACGATTTCAACCTGATCCGCGTCAGAGGCTTCTTGTTCTAAAGCGTTTGGAGCGTCTTCAGAGCCCACTGTAACAACTTTCGTGCCTTCAGATACTGTCTGTACCGGGGCTGTTTCCGTTGTAATAGCGGTTCTGCCAGGAAGTTCTTTAGCAATACCTTTAACTGGTCGAGCAGCTTGAACCTCTTTAACTGTCGGAGCTGAGTTTTTTGCGGATTTCTTTCCGCCCATCTTTTTCAACTCTTTATCGTATTTGGCTTTCAGCTCAGAAAGCTCTTTTTGATAGTTTTTTCGGATTTCTTCGACCTGGTTGTTGCGAGCCTCTGTGATACACGCAGAGTAAGTTTGCATCGCGATTTCTTTAGCGGAAGCGCGGCATGTAAGCTCAGCGGAAGTCTGCTGAGTAAAAGCATTCGCACCAAACAAGATTGTCGCAAAAAATGAAAGAATCGTTTTCATAAGTTACCCCATTCAACAGGGCTTCCTAATCCAAGATCCGTGCCGCGCCCTTGTTGCTCAAGAGGCCTTTTAAACCTGAGTTCCTTGTGTTTTTTACATTGGTGTACAGACAATTGGCGTCCCTAAAGCGACTGCCCAATTACATATGGCGTGCGGGTAGAGCCCAGTTAAAATTAAAGGACGACGGGGGTCGCCGTGAAAGTGCTGCTCGCCTTACTTATTGGTTTAATCATAAATATCTCCTATGCCCAAGACACTTTTGTGCAAAGAAGTAATCGGCCTACCGTGCCTTGGGCCGTGACGGATCTTCCTCCCTTTTATGTTCTATCAGGCCCGCATGCTGGGGAAGGCCGCATAGATCGAATCCGTGTGTTGATTCAAAAAGAAATTCCCGAGCTTCAGTTTGTGGATATGAATATCGGCATCGGTCGCGCCGTCGAATTGTGGAAGATGAATAAAGAAGTTTGCTTCGGATCGGCTTTGAAAACCAAAGAACGCATGCGCTGGGCTTACTTCACTGTCTCTGCATTTCAGCCGGGTAGCGAGCTGATGCTTGTAACAATGAACCGCGCTTTATTAGAAACGCCGGCGAAAAAAGTGTCCTTGAAAAAGCTTCTCCGAGAGAATCGTTGGAAAGGCTTCATCCCGATGGAGAGATCCTACGGCGAGAACGTCGATAAAATCATCAAAGATAACTATGTTTTGGTGGACGCCAAAGAGTCTCGGACTTTAACCCCAGACTTCGGCAGCATTCTTAAAGTGGTCGCCAAAAAAAGATATGACTTCACGATTGAGTATTCTTCGGTAGTCAACGCTTACAACGCGCGCAATATCACCGAACCGGCTTTGATGATGAAGCCAATCCTAGAGTCGACGGGCTATGTACCGCTTTATTTTGCATGTACGAAAAATGACTGGGGTCGAAGCGTGGTGCAAAAGGTGGATCAAGCTATGCAGAAAATCGCGCCGACCAAAGAATATCA includes:
- the greA gene encoding transcription elongation factor GreA, whose translation is MATNTTDKLPMTIRGKAMLEAELKKLLLEERPSVIRAIEEARAQGDISENAEYESAKERQAMIEGRIAEIQGKLAGAEVIDTAQIKADRIVFGAVVQIVDTESEEEVTYQIVGVDESDVKGGLISILSPLARALIGKRVGDTVTVQSPKGDKEFEVLNFHYK
- a CDS encoding TIGR02285 family protein; this translates as MKVLLALLIGLIINISYAQDTFVQRSNRPTVPWAVTDLPPFYVLSGPHAGEGRIDRIRVLIQKEIPELQFVDMNIGIGRAVELWKMNKEVCFGSALKTKERMRWAYFTVSAFQPGSELMLVTMNRALLETPAKKVSLKKLLRENRWKGFIPMERSYGENVDKIIKDNYVLVDAKESRTLTPDFGSILKVVAKKRYDFTIEYSSVVNAYNARNITEPALMMKPILESTGYVPLYFACTKNDWGRSVVQKVDQAMQKIAPTKEYQEAIEAWMEPQTLKKNHEALQEFYHRRAQGPWNTLNDE
- a CDS encoding twin-arginine translocase TatA/TatE family subunit, with the translated sequence MGEFSLTHILLLAILGLIFFGPSRLPQLGQGLGKAIRGFKQGLNEIDVDPKDIQDHKQVNHTSQQTTQSQKQTETQNS
- a CDS encoding glycerophosphodiester phosphodiesterase; its protein translation is MIFFVALLLLGLFLFIKHFTWKALPWPEGAVKPPPYQGHRGYWKGGAQENTLASFEAAKRRGLMMIELDIRLSGDGVPVVFHDTDLKRLKEIEKIVLHMTATELRAEAGAPSLEEVFQSELIPSFINIELKTSAMWDGTLERAVADLIKKYKMEKRVLFSSFNPLSLWRLSRLLPQVPRALLATQEEEPENKIYLKHLWLAPYVRIHALHLDYHYVSVEDLKRWQKRKVPVALWTVNDKEKAEAYLKAGALSIISDTLGEKPSANL